A genomic segment from Fibrobacter sp. encodes:
- a CDS encoding esterase encodes MKNSVIRALPIALAATLCTSAYAYTVQGTVTNKADGKAVADASVSLLKNEKSTKTDASGKFSLEVDEKLGIAPQQRAGFINVNQGVLNYAQSGSPVQVKVFDMVGNLVSSKTLYGSGSYDLRQGISAKGTYFARVRVGSAMQSVKFNADGSASGFSGSSESASLGGESRALLKFSATDDLQVIADGYDTLTVALSKLDTTLALELTQAEKKYKFGYALKNAPTPSKGCGKESTLRTDKRVENGEHHVVNVNGTNREYFITLPKNYDNTKPYKIMFAMHCYGSSAEDFVHHTPDYDHPTPYYGQQVLDKNGDYIFVSAQAVGGLWNKGQDDHDFFGKMLTTMEENYCIDTSRVFVTGFSFGAMYSNSLAQDYQDRIRAVATYAVADYNIWLPQENGSNKKLPIAWMNVHGVNDGRCDYKRARDSALPRILKNNGKASDGDSQFTDASAEKPEEISGNTGHVCYDFKTVDPRFPVKWCSWPGDHQWTAHDTGNMGVGWNWESTWVPEAVHKFFEQF; translated from the coding sequence ATGAAGAATTCCGTTATCCGCGCGTTACCCATCGCGCTTGCAGCAACCTTGTGCACATCGGCTTACGCCTACACCGTGCAGGGAACAGTCACCAACAAGGCCGACGGCAAGGCTGTTGCCGACGCATCCGTTAGCCTTCTCAAGAACGAAAAGTCCACCAAGACCGATGCCAGCGGCAAGTTCTCGCTGGAAGTGGACGAAAAACTTGGAATTGCCCCGCAACAAAGAGCAGGTTTCATCAATGTGAACCAGGGCGTTCTCAACTACGCACAGAGCGGCAGCCCGGTACAGGTGAAGGTTTTCGACATGGTGGGCAACCTTGTTTCCAGCAAGACCCTCTACGGCTCCGGTTCCTACGATCTGCGTCAGGGCATTAGCGCCAAGGGTACCTACTTCGCACGAGTCCGCGTCGGCTCTGCAATGCAAAGCGTGAAGTTCAACGCCGACGGAAGCGCAAGCGGCTTCAGCGGATCTTCGGAAAGCGCATCTTTGGGCGGAGAGTCCCGCGCCCTTCTCAAGTTCTCTGCTACAGACGACCTTCAGGTTATCGCCGACGGTTACGATACCTTGACCGTGGCGCTGAGCAAGCTTGATACCACACTGGCCTTGGAACTTACCCAGGCCGAAAAGAAATACAAGTTCGGTTACGCACTTAAGAACGCACCTACCCCCAGTAAGGGTTGCGGCAAGGAGTCTACCTTGCGCACCGACAAGCGTGTGGAAAACGGTGAGCACCACGTGGTGAACGTGAACGGCACCAACCGCGAATATTTCATCACCTTGCCCAAGAACTACGACAACACCAAGCCCTACAAGATTATGTTCGCCATGCACTGCTACGGCAGTTCCGCCGAAGACTTCGTGCACCATACTCCGGACTACGACCATCCTACCCCGTACTATGGCCAGCAGGTTCTGGACAAGAACGGCGACTACATCTTCGTTTCTGCACAGGCTGTGGGCGGCCTCTGGAACAAGGGCCAGGATGACCACGACTTCTTCGGAAAGATGCTGACCACCATGGAAGAAAATTACTGCATCGATACTAGCCGCGTGTTCGTTACCGGCTTCAGCTTCGGGGCAATGTATTCCAACTCCCTCGCCCAGGATTACCAGGACCGCATCCGCGCCGTGGCAACCTACGCTGTCGCAGACTATAACATTTGGCTCCCTCAGGAAAATGGTTCCAACAAGAAGTTGCCTATCGCATGGATGAACGTCCATGGTGTTAATGATGGCCGTTGCGATTACAAGCGTGCAAGAGACAGTGCTCTGCCCCGTATCCTCAAGAACAACGGTAAGGCTTCTGATGGCGACAGCCAGTTTACTGATGCCAGCGCCGAAAAGCCCGAAGAAATCAGCGGCAATACAGGACATGTCTGCTACGACTTCAAGACCGTGGACCCCCGCTTCCCTGTGAAGTGGTGCAGCTGGCCCGGAGATCATCAGTGGACCGCACACGACACCGGTAATATGGGCGTCGGTTGGAACTGGGAAAGCACCTGGGTTCCGGAAGCCGTGCACAAATTCTTTGAACAGTTCTAA
- a CDS encoding Na/Pi cotransporter family protein — protein MPAVDMKLAVLTLLGCLALLMYGMKTMSEGLQKLTGNTLRTMLGTMTKHRVMGVATGTAVTATIQSSTATTVLTVSFVNAGLLTLKQAISIIMGANIGTTISGWIMVLGFKFDMLYLVYPCFVLGIITSYFKKNSSKSFSEFLFGLAFMLFAITTLRNTGASMHLGEIPAVQNFVAACGNWGFASTLLFLLIGSVLTMCVQSSAAVMAITLILCSSGALEIYQGIALVMGENIGTTVTSNVVALSASTQARRAALAHMLFNLFGVVWVLCVFHPFINMVCGIVGFDPNVKPTTPEEVKAAQDGVTFAVAGFHTMFNVVNVLILIWFIKPMETVICKIIKDKPEDDEFRLKFISGGILSTAELSIFEARKEIVLFGERCKKMFNMVPDLLTTKDENEFTKIFSRIEKYEGISDSMEVEIAKYLNEVSEGRLSPESKGTIRSMLREISEMESIGDACYNMARAINHKFRSKDDFTDEQYAHINHMVELCNTALDYMIEVEEGKPGADYNRSRNVENEINNYRKSLKERNVVDINDKKYDYQMSVHYMDVINACEHLGDYVINVVEARTNSKKRIV, from the coding sequence ATGCCCGCTGTGGACATGAAACTGGCTGTACTCACTCTTCTCGGTTGTCTTGCACTTTTGATGTACGGTATGAAGACCATGTCCGAAGGTCTTCAAAAGCTCACCGGTAACACTCTGCGCACCATGCTGGGTACCATGACTAAACACCGCGTAATGGGTGTGGCTACTGGTACCGCCGTGACTGCGACTATCCAGTCTTCTACCGCTACCACCGTACTTACTGTAAGTTTCGTTAATGCTGGTCTGCTCACATTGAAGCAGGCCATTTCTATTATCATGGGCGCCAACATCGGTACCACCATCTCCGGATGGATCATGGTGCTGGGCTTCAAGTTCGACATGCTCTACTTGGTGTACCCCTGCTTCGTGCTGGGCATCATCACCAGCTACTTCAAGAAGAACAGCTCCAAGAGCTTCAGCGAATTCCTGTTCGGTCTCGCCTTCATGCTGTTTGCCATCACTACCCTCCGCAACACCGGCGCCTCCATGCACCTGGGCGAAATCCCCGCCGTGCAGAACTTTGTGGCTGCCTGCGGTAACTGGGGCTTTGCAAGCACCCTGCTGTTCCTTTTGATCGGTAGCGTCCTCACCATGTGTGTGCAGTCCTCTGCTGCGGTCATGGCGATCACCCTCATCCTCTGCTCCAGCGGCGCCCTCGAAATCTACCAGGGTATCGCTCTCGTGATGGGTGAAAACATCGGTACTACAGTGACTTCCAACGTGGTGGCTTTGAGCGCTTCTACCCAGGCTCGCCGCGCAGCCCTTGCCCACATGCTCTTCAACCTCTTCGGCGTGGTGTGGGTCCTCTGCGTGTTCCATCCTTTCATCAACATGGTCTGCGGCATCGTGGGCTTCGACCCCAATGTCAAGCCCACCACTCCCGAAGAAGTCAAGGCTGCCCAGGATGGCGTCACCTTCGCCGTGGCCGGCTTCCACACCATGTTCAACGTGGTGAACGTGCTGATCCTCATCTGGTTCATCAAGCCCATGGAAACCGTCATCTGCAAGATCATCAAGGACAAGCCCGAAGACGATGAATTCCGCCTCAAGTTCATTTCCGGCGGCATCCTCAGCACTGCAGAACTTTCCATCTTTGAAGCCCGCAAGGAAATTGTGCTCTTCGGCGAACGTTGCAAGAAGATGTTCAACATGGTGCCGGACCTGCTGACTACTAAGGATGAAAACGAGTTCACCAAGATCTTCAGCCGCATCGAGAAGTACGAAGGCATCAGCGACAGCATGGAAGTAGAAATCGCCAAGTACCTGAACGAAGTCAGCGAAGGCCGCCTCTCTCCCGAAAGTAAGGGCACCATCCGTTCCATGCTCCGTGAAATTTCTGAAATGGAAAGTATCGGCGACGCCTGCTACAACATGGCCCGCGCCATTAACCACAAGTTCCGCAGCAAGGACGACTTCACCGACGAACAGTACGCCCACATCAACCACATGGTGGAACTCTGCAATACTGCACTGGACTACATGATCGAAGTTGAAGAAGGCAAGCCCGGTGCAGACTACAACCGTTCCCGCAACGTGGAAAACGAAATCAACAACTACCGCAAGAGCCTGAAGGAACGTAACGTTGTCGACATCAACGACAAGAAGTACGACTACCAGATGTCTGTGCACTACATGGACGTGATCAACGCTTGCGAACACCTGGGCGACTACGTGATCAACGTGGTGGAAGCCCGCACCAACAGCAAGAAGCGCATTGTCTAA
- the ispF gene encoding 2-C-methyl-D-erythritol 2,4-cyclodiphosphate synthase — MYRSGIGFDVHKLVEGRKCIIGGVDIPYEKGLLGHSDADVLLHAISDALLGAAGLGDIGTYFPDTDPAFKGADSLELLRKVGEEVAKEGYDIINIDAIVMCERPKVNPHKDQMKANIARVLGLDVKQIGIKGTTTEKLGFTGRGEGIASQAVAMVRSK; from the coding sequence ATTTATCGTTCTGGCATTGGTTTCGACGTTCACAAGCTGGTAGAAGGCCGTAAGTGCATTATCGGCGGCGTGGACATTCCTTACGAAAAGGGCCTGCTGGGCCATAGCGATGCCGACGTGCTTCTCCATGCAATCAGCGACGCCCTGCTGGGTGCCGCAGGCCTGGGCGACATCGGCACCTACTTCCCGGACACCGATCCAGCCTTCAAGGGCGCCGACAGTCTGGAACTCCTCCGCAAGGTAGGGGAGGAAGTGGCCAAGGAAGGCTACGACATCATCAACATCGACGCTATTGTCATGTGCGAACGCCCCAAGGTGAACCCCCACAAGGACCAGATGAAGGCTAACATCGCCCGTGTGCTGGGCCTGGATGTAAAGCAGATCGGCATCAAGGGCACCACCACCGAAAAGCTGGGCTTCACCGGCCGCGGCGAAGGCATCGCCAGCCAGGCTGTGGCCATGGTCCGCAGCAAGTAA